The Amycolatopsis sp. 195334CR genome window below encodes:
- a CDS encoding chemotaxis protein CheB, protein MALRPRDVVVVGASAGGVEALRSMVAGLPQDLAAAVLVVLHLPPSGTSALASILARAGPLPVTNAQDGGRLTRGHVHVARPGHHLLVVDDQIALSRGPTENGHRPAINALFRSAAVAHGAAVTGVLLSGVLDDGVAGLRAIAAQGGTVVVQEPTDALYSAMPQHALAVLTPDHVLPATGIGEVLGKITESTVENELSASELLRWENTIAGGKQPYREVEHVGAPSEFSCPDCDGVLADIDGGRWYRCRVGHAWSADALLAAQGSALDRALWTALRTLEERTALSTRMAEQAYERGSLTIAARYREQANETIEAATVIRRQLGLGGAK, encoded by the coding sequence ATGGCACTGCGCCCCCGTGACGTCGTGGTGGTCGGCGCCTCCGCGGGTGGGGTCGAAGCCCTTCGTTCGATGGTGGCCGGCCTGCCCCAGGACCTGGCCGCGGCGGTGCTGGTCGTGCTGCACCTGCCCCCCAGCGGTACCAGTGCGCTGGCCAGCATCCTGGCGCGGGCGGGTCCGCTCCCGGTGACCAACGCCCAGGACGGCGGCAGGCTGACGCGGGGCCACGTCCACGTCGCCCGCCCGGGCCACCACCTCCTGGTCGTCGACGACCAGATCGCGCTCTCCCGCGGCCCCACCGAGAACGGGCACCGCCCGGCGATCAACGCGCTCTTCCGCTCCGCGGCCGTGGCGCACGGCGCCGCCGTGACCGGCGTTCTGCTGTCCGGGGTGCTCGACGACGGGGTCGCCGGACTGCGGGCGATCGCCGCCCAGGGTGGCACGGTGGTGGTCCAGGAACCGACGGACGCGCTCTACTCCGCGATGCCCCAGCACGCGCTGGCGGTACTCACCCCCGACCACGTCCTGCCCGCCACCGGCATCGGCGAGGTGCTCGGCAAGATCACCGAGAGCACCGTGGAAAACGAGCTCTCCGCGTCGGAACTGCTGCGCTGGGAAAACACCATCGCCGGTGGGAAGCAGCCGTACCGGGAGGTGGAGCACGTGGGCGCACCATCGGAATTCTCCTGTCCCGACTGCGACGGTGTACTCGCCGACATCGACGGAGGCCGGTGGTACCGGTGCCGGGTCGGGCACGCCTGGAGCGCCGACGCGCTGCTGGCCGCCCAGGGATCCGCGCTGGATCGCGCGCTGTGGACCGCCTTGCGCACACTGGAGGAGCGAACGGCCTTGAGCACACGAATGGCCGAGCAGGCGTACGAGCGGGGCAGCCTCACCATCGCCGCCCGCTACCGGGAGCAGGCGAACGAAACCATCGAAGCCGCGACCGTGATCCGACGGCAACTCGGCCTGGGCGGTGCGAAGTGA
- a CDS encoding Scr1 family TA system antitoxin-like transcriptional regulator — MSHSGTADSVRARRRRIGSLLRAARKAAGVTQVEVKGVLACSQSTVTKIENGTTTISAENLGELIDFLDVDQVTAAELRRLNEVNSVSRLRPGRRRAGPAWFGDVPELELRASEIRSWTGERIPGVLQSEQYMLAQFQAAGCANVPDLIAARKDRQRIFDREGRREFLLSESALDRLCATATPLMALDEVQHLLKTGELAGVRIRIVPYGRGLYLEPDFTILGFPDEPDQVYVEYVSGKLLLHKKNDVTEHQRAWAALDGRAATAAESARFLVALRDRLDASLFGKAAR; from the coding sequence GTGAGCCATTCCGGAACGGCCGATTCGGTCCGCGCCCGGCGCCGCCGGATCGGCTCGCTGCTGCGGGCCGCGCGCAAGGCGGCCGGCGTGACCCAGGTCGAGGTGAAGGGTGTGCTCGCGTGCAGCCAGTCCACCGTCACCAAGATCGAGAACGGCACCACCACGATCTCCGCGGAGAACCTCGGCGAGCTGATCGACTTCCTCGACGTCGACCAGGTCACCGCGGCCGAACTCCGGCGGCTCAACGAGGTGAACTCGGTCAGCAGGCTCCGGCCCGGCCGCCGCCGGGCCGGGCCCGCCTGGTTCGGGGACGTCCCCGAACTGGAGCTGCGGGCGTCGGAGATCCGGTCGTGGACCGGGGAGCGCATTCCCGGGGTGCTCCAGTCCGAGCAGTACATGCTGGCGCAGTTCCAGGCCGCGGGCTGTGCCAACGTGCCCGACCTGATCGCCGCCCGCAAGGATCGGCAGCGCATCTTCGACCGCGAGGGCCGCCGCGAGTTCCTGCTCAGCGAGTCCGCGCTGGACCGGCTCTGCGCCACCGCGACCCCGCTGATGGCGCTGGACGAGGTGCAGCACCTGCTCAAGACCGGCGAACTGGCCGGGGTCCGGATCCGGATCGTGCCGTACGGCCGCGGCCTCTACCTGGAGCCGGACTTCACCATTCTCGGCTTCCCCGACGAGCCCGATCAGGTGTACGTCGAGTACGTGAGCGGAAAGCTCCTGCTGCACAAGAAGAACGACGTGACCGAGCACCAGCGCGCGTGGGCCGCGCTGGACGGGCGGGCGGCCACCGCGGCGGAGTCGGCCCGGTTCCTGGTCGCGCTCCGGGACCGGCTCGACGCGAGCCTGTTCGGCAAGGCGGCCCGGTGA
- a CDS encoding glycoside hydrolase family 25 protein: MVLFGLDISHHQGGNPNLHQARAEGVEFVICKATESSGFVDSRFHDNIARAKDAGLLVAAYHYQRAGVSAAAQVDNVRRVVPPGMPVIPDVEGNSGSVALTREIVDRLRGAGYPVPLTYLPRWYWLQLGQPLLAGLPPLWSSRYPDNVQGTIPEEFADVPSHYWNGYGGLGVALLQFSSSGRVAGYAPLDLNAFRGTRQEFAALLGGGAPPGSDPTIEEENHMELGPGSTVSKTLVCPAVPADLVISLGFVSFTVHHIKFFGPTPESGHAELASYGEQVVDPARPYVKPAPEGAMTAEILYSLAPAAEGTPQHTAVAAFRGR; encoded by the coding sequence CATCAGCCATCACCAGGGTGGCAATCCCAACCTGCACCAGGCACGCGCGGAGGGCGTGGAGTTCGTCATCTGCAAGGCGACCGAGAGCTCGGGTTTCGTCGACTCGCGCTTCCACGACAATATCGCGCGGGCCAAGGACGCGGGGCTGCTGGTCGCCGCGTACCACTACCAGCGCGCCGGGGTTTCCGCCGCGGCGCAGGTGGACAACGTGCGGCGGGTGGTGCCGCCGGGCATGCCGGTGATCCCGGACGTGGAGGGCAACAGCGGCAGCGTGGCGCTGACCAGGGAGATCGTGGATCGCTTGCGCGGGGCCGGTTATCCCGTTCCGCTGACGTACCTCCCGCGCTGGTACTGGCTGCAGCTCGGCCAGCCGTTGCTGGCCGGACTGCCCCCGCTGTGGTCCTCGCGCTACCCCGACAACGTGCAGGGCACGATCCCCGAGGAATTCGCCGACGTGCCCTCGCACTACTGGAACGGGTACGGCGGCCTCGGCGTGGCGCTGCTGCAGTTCTCCAGTTCCGGCCGGGTCGCGGGGTACGCGCCGCTGGACCTCAACGCCTTCCGCGGCACCAGGCAGGAGTTCGCCGCCCTGCTCGGCGGGGGAGCACCGCCGGGATCTGACCCGACCATCGAGGAGGAGAACCACATGGAGCTGGGCCCCGGAAGTACCGTGAGCAAAACGCTGGTCTGCCCCGCGGTACCCGCGGATCTGGTGATCAGCCTCGGTTTTGTCTCGTTCACCGTGCACCACATCAAGTTCTTCGGGCCGACCCCGGAAAGCGGGCACGCGGAACTCGCCTCCTACGGCGAGCAGGTGGTCGACCCGGCGCGGCCGTACGTGAAGCCGGCGCCGGAGGGCGCGATGACCGCGGAGATCCTGTACAGCCTGGCCCCCGCGGCCGAAGGCACCCCGCAGCACACCGCGGTGGCGGCCTTCCGGGGCCGCTGA
- a CDS encoding CheR family methyltransferase codes for MADNQADPEFEAVLLYLKESRGFDFTGYKRTSLARRVQRRMHQVGIEHYADYIDHLQLDVEEFNALFDTILINVTSFFRDPDAWAVLRETFIPALLAERSPEDQIRIWSAGCASGEEAYTLAMAFAEAIGPERFRQRVKIYATDVDEPALADARHAAYSENAVENVPSELRTTYFERQGDKFTFRKDLRRSVIFGRNDLVQDAPISRIDLLVCRNTLMYFNAETQAKILNRLHFALAPRGLLFLGKAEMLLSHSRLFEPVDLKQRLFRKSITSPSGTGYFSTQSFAHDRGGEIGSLDQLRNYAYSTSPVAQMVLTGDDLVALINQQAEQVFGLSHRDVGRPLRDLELSYRPVELRGYVEQSKVERRSIRIKDVEWQRGPGETMWLEIHVNPLVDTENGLLGVAISFHDVTAARSLLDELAHANRQLESAYEELQSTNEELETTNEELQSTVEELETTNEELQSTNEELETMNEELQSTNDELQAINDTLRDRSVELNQVNDFLAAVLTSLRSGVIITDTEMRVTAWNRGAEDLWGIRSEEAIGEHLLNLDIGLPVADLRPSVRAALQDAQFTETLSLKAVNRRGRRISLRLHCGSLHTTGHEIHGTILLMEPEEP; via the coding sequence ATGGCGGACAACCAGGCGGACCCCGAGTTCGAGGCGGTTCTGCTGTACCTGAAGGAGTCGCGCGGGTTCGACTTCACCGGTTACAAGCGGACCAGCCTCGCTCGCCGGGTGCAGCGGCGGATGCACCAGGTCGGGATCGAGCACTACGCCGACTACATCGATCACCTCCAGCTCGACGTCGAAGAGTTCAACGCGCTGTTCGACACGATCCTGATCAACGTCACCAGTTTCTTCCGCGACCCCGACGCGTGGGCCGTGCTGCGCGAGACGTTCATCCCGGCACTGCTCGCCGAGCGCTCCCCGGAGGACCAGATCCGGATCTGGAGCGCGGGCTGCGCCTCCGGTGAAGAGGCCTACACGCTGGCGATGGCGTTCGCCGAGGCGATCGGCCCCGAGCGCTTCCGTCAGCGGGTGAAGATCTACGCCACCGACGTGGACGAGCCGGCGCTCGCGGACGCGCGGCACGCGGCGTACTCGGAGAACGCGGTGGAGAACGTGCCGTCGGAACTGCGCACTACCTACTTCGAACGCCAGGGTGACAAGTTCACCTTCCGCAAGGACCTGCGGCGCTCGGTCATCTTCGGCCGCAACGACCTGGTGCAGGACGCCCCGATCTCCCGGATCGACCTGCTGGTCTGCCGCAACACGCTGATGTACTTCAACGCCGAGACCCAGGCGAAGATCCTCAACCGGCTGCACTTCGCGCTCGCCCCGAGGGGCCTGCTGTTCCTGGGGAAGGCGGAGATGTTGCTGTCCCACAGCCGGCTCTTCGAGCCGGTCGATCTGAAGCAGCGGCTGTTCCGCAAGTCCATCACCTCCCCGTCCGGGACCGGGTACTTCTCCACCCAGTCCTTCGCGCACGACCGCGGCGGCGAGATCGGCAGCCTCGACCAGCTGCGGAACTACGCGTACTCGACCTCCCCGGTCGCCCAGATGGTGCTCACCGGGGACGATCTGGTGGCCCTGATCAACCAGCAGGCGGAGCAGGTGTTCGGGCTGTCCCACCGCGACGTCGGGCGCCCACTGCGCGACCTGGAGCTGTCCTACCGGCCGGTCGAACTGCGCGGCTACGTCGAACAGTCCAAAGTGGAACGCCGGAGCATCCGGATCAAGGACGTCGAGTGGCAGCGCGGGCCCGGCGAGACCATGTGGCTGGAGATCCACGTCAACCCGCTGGTGGACACGGAGAACGGGCTGCTCGGGGTGGCGATCTCGTTCCACGACGTCACCGCGGCCAGGTCCCTGCTCGACGAACTCGCCCACGCGAACCGGCAGCTCGAATCCGCCTACGAGGAGCTCCAGTCGACCAACGAGGAACTGGAGACCACCAACGAGGAACTCCAGTCCACCGTCGAAGAGCTGGAAACCACGAACGAGGAACTCCAGTCCACGAACGAGGAACTGGAGACGATGAACGAGGAACTCCAGTCCACCAACGACGAACTGCAGGCGATCAACGACACGCTGCGCGACCGCAGCGTCGAGCTCAACCAGGTCAACGACTTCCTGGCCGCGGTGCTGACCTCACTGCGCTCGGGCGTGATCATCACCGACACCGAGATGCGGGTGACCGCGTGGAACCGCGGTGCCGAGGACCTGTGGGGCATCCGGAGCGAAGAGGCGATCGGTGAGCACCTGCTGAACCTCGACATCGGCCTGCCGGTGGCCGACCTGCGCCCGAGCGTGCGCGCGGCGTTGCAGGACGCGCAGTTCACCGAGACCCTGTCGCTGAAGGCGGTGAACCGGCGGGGCCGCCGGATCTCGCTCCGGTTGCACTGCGGTTCGCTGCACACCACCGGCCACGAGATCCACGGGACCATCCTGCTGATGGAGCCGGAGGAGCCGTGA
- a CDS encoding ATP-binding protein, producing the protein MTLRFEQTTLAGATVVTPAGRLELSTYRELRDHLTKAGTDCPRAVIVDLRGLDIVSATALAVFTTIHSRLDQWPGVPLLLADGNEHNKQLLTTNRTRRYVPVHDSVADALDAIEDPAPRRVDRVELANDLGSARLARGFMREVGTAWGVTGPLLNDAILLVSELVTNVVVHTRSPAEVRTELRRGLLSVSVSDEVPGTVAVRDPGLDLHGVGGLLLVAQTALAWGCMPTTGGGKVVWATLRVAEYGA; encoded by the coding sequence GTGACCCTGCGCTTCGAGCAGACCACCCTGGCCGGCGCCACGGTGGTGACCCCGGCCGGGCGACTGGAGCTCTCGACCTACCGCGAGCTGCGCGACCACCTGACCAAGGCGGGCACGGACTGCCCCCGCGCGGTGATCGTGGACCTGCGCGGGCTCGACATCGTCTCCGCCACGGCACTGGCCGTGTTCACCACCATCCACTCGCGGCTCGACCAGTGGCCGGGGGTACCGCTGCTGCTCGCCGACGGCAACGAGCACAACAAGCAACTCCTCACCACCAACCGCACCCGGCGCTACGTGCCCGTGCACGACAGCGTGGCCGACGCCCTCGACGCGATCGAGGACCCGGCACCGCGCCGGGTGGACCGCGTCGAGCTGGCCAACGACCTCGGTAGTGCCCGCCTCGCGCGCGGGTTCATGCGCGAGGTGGGCACCGCCTGGGGCGTGACCGGACCGCTGCTCAACGACGCCATCCTGCTGGTCAGCGAGCTGGTGACCAACGTGGTCGTGCACACCCGGTCGCCCGCCGAGGTCAGGACCGAGCTGCGCCGCGGGTTGCTGAGCGTCTCGGTGTCCGACGAGGTGCCGGGCACCGTGGCCGTCCGCGATCCAGGGCTCGACCTGCACGGGGTCGGCGGGCTGCTGCTGGTGGCCCAGACCGCGTTGGCGTGGGGCTGCATGCCGACCACCGGCGGCGGCAAGGTGGTCTGGGCGACGCTACGGGTCGCCGAGTACGGTGCCTGA
- a CDS encoding DinB family protein: MPDSRTELLRWQYELTWSLLELHLAELVPEDFGWTTAQHHWTMRPGPDGGWVPDFAEEEPSPIPVPTLGWVTWHLGWWWSVTLDHARGRTPRERTEIAWPGPGQPAIDWLRGLHAEWTAVLADLTAAELDAPATFPWPDDPTKTVGHTVAWVNAELMKNAAEIGQLRLLRAAA, from the coding sequence GTGCCCGACTCGCGTACCGAACTGCTCCGCTGGCAGTACGAACTGACCTGGTCCCTGCTCGAACTCCATCTGGCCGAACTGGTGCCGGAGGACTTCGGCTGGACCACCGCCCAGCACCACTGGACGATGCGCCCCGGCCCGGACGGGGGCTGGGTACCGGACTTCGCCGAGGAGGAGCCGTCGCCCATCCCGGTGCCGACCCTGGGCTGGGTCACCTGGCACCTCGGCTGGTGGTGGTCGGTCACCCTGGACCACGCGCGGGGCCGCACCCCGCGCGAGCGCACCGAGATCGCCTGGCCCGGCCCGGGTCAGCCGGCCATCGACTGGCTGCGCGGCCTGCACGCGGAGTGGACGGCCGTGCTGGCCGACCTCACCGCCGCCGAACTCGACGCGCCCGCGACCTTCCCGTGGCCGGACGACCCGACGAAGACGGTCGGGCACACGGTGGCCTGGGTGAACGCGGAACTGATGAAGAACGCCGCCGAAATCGGCCAGCTCCGCCTGTTGCGCGCGGCGGCCTAG
- a CDS encoding DUF397 domain-containing protein produces the protein MQTYDPYSIGDRFAPAGWQRPAACGPNGANCVEVNVAGREMIGVRDGKLPDSPVLVFEAGEWADFVESVRAGQFDS, from the coding sequence ATGCAGACCTACGACCCGTATTCGATCGGCGACCGCTTCGCCCCGGCGGGCTGGCAGCGGCCGGCGGCCTGCGGCCCGAATGGGGCGAACTGCGTCGAAGTGAACGTGGCCGGCCGGGAAATGATCGGGGTGCGCGACGGCAAGCTCCCCGATTCACCGGTGCTGGTTTTCGAGGCCGGGGAGTGGGCCGACTTCGTCGAGTCGGTCCGGGCCGGCCAGTTCGACAGCTGA